GGCGATCGCCGCTTACGCTGAAGCGGCGTCCGTTTACTTTGGCAACGAAAGCAGCTTGCATGACATCGGAACGAAAGCGAAACAACTGCTTGCCTTATGCCGGCGCGAACTCGCCGCCATGATTAACGGAGAAGCGGAAGGGATCTATTTCACAAGCGGCGGAACGGAAGCGAACTTGCTCGCGATCCGTTCGCTAGCTGCCGCCTACCGGCATAAGGGAAACCACCTGATCACGACCGAAATCGAGCATGCCTCGCTCCATCACCTGTTCAAACAGCTGGAAACAGAAGGATATACGGTCACGTATTTGCCCGTCGACCGATTCGGGCGCATTCGACTTGCCGATTTGGAGCGGGCGATCACGCCGAAGACGATCCTTGCTTCCATCCAGCACGCCAACTCGGAAATCGGCACGATTCAGCCGCTTGCCGACATCGGCCGCCTCCTGCGGGCGCACGACGTCCTTTTTCATAGCGACTGCGTGCAAACTTTTGCTAAAATACAGCTAGATGTTCAAGAGATAGGACTAGACAGCCTATCCGTTTCCGCCCATAAAGTGTACGGTCCCAAAGGGGTCGGCGCTGTGTACATCAACCCGCGCCGGCATTGGAAGCCGGTATTCCCGGGAGCGACGCACGAATCAGGCTTTCGGCCGGGAACGGTCAACGTACCGGGTATTGCCGCCTTCATTACGGCCGCGCAGCAGCTCCATCGACGAATGGCGGACGAACAGTCGCGTTTGGAACGACTGCGGAATCGGTTGCTTCACGCCATCGCCGCCAAACAGCTGCCGGTGACGGTGGAAGGCCATCCCGATTTCCGTCTTGCCCATATTATCGGTTTGTCCATCGCTGGGTACGAAGGGCAGCTTGTGATGCTTGAATGCAACCGCGCCGGCATCGCCATTTCCACCGGCAGCGCCTGCCAAGTCGGGCTGCAAGCGCCGTCGCGGACGATGCTCGCCGTCGGGAAAACGCCTGAA
Above is a window of Geobacillus thermoleovorans DNA encoding:
- a CDS encoding IscS subfamily cysteine desulfurase, producing the protein MIYLDYAATTPMCQEAIAAYAEAASVYFGNESSLHDIGTKAKQLLALCRRELAAMINGEAEGIYFTSGGTEANLLAIRSLAAAYRHKGNHLITTEIEHASLHHLFKQLETEGYTVTYLPVDRFGRIRLADLERAITPKTILASIQHANSEIGTIQPLADIGRLLRAHDVLFHSDCVQTFAKIQLDVQEIGLDSLSVSAHKVYGPKGVGAVYINPRRHWKPVFPGATHESGFRPGTVNVPGIAAFITAAQQLHRRMADEQSRLERLRNRLLHAIAAKQLPVTVEGHPDFRLAHIIGLSIAGYEGQLVMLECNRAGIAISTGSACQVGLQAPSRTMLAVGKTPEEAKQFIRISLGAATTEAEIDQFVSTLERLTSA